The DNA sequence GGCCCCTCCTTCCAAAGAGGTTTATATAACTGAGGGCTGTTACAAAGGGCGGGCTTATCATCGTTACAGCTAAAATTAGAAAAACAAGGCGTTTTATTTTGTTAGGCATCAGATAAGAAAACAAGGCCGTGGTTATTCCTGCGATTGCCGTTAAAACCGTCGTATAAAGTCCTGCCGATAAGGAATTTTTTAAAAGATGAAGATGATTTTTAAAAACATCTTTAAAAAGCTCAAAGCTAAGGCTTCCGTTTATAACAAGGCTTTCTTTAAATACATAAAAAAAAGGCATAGCTATAAATATAAAAATACCTAAAATTAAGCTTAGTATGAGGATATAGTCTATAAGGCCGTTATAATTTCTTTTAAGTTGCTGTTTCATTAAATTATCCTATAAGTCTATATTATTTTTAATAAATTTACTAGTATATGATATGGAATAAATTTTAGGTGATTGATATAGGAAACCCGTTTTACTCAGGCTTGACAGATTCTAGGTTTTGGCTTAATATGGATATATGCTTGGGAGATTTTTAGCTTATTTTCAATTTTATTTTTCTCAAAACTCAAATTTACTTACTAAAAAAGTAGAGAAAGATGTTAGCCTTGGTTTACCCCCCCCCCCCCATTTTCTCTATTAATTCTAATATCTCTAACGAATAAATTTTTACATTATTGTTTTTCTCATAAAAATAATTCTATTTATAAAATTATATCTCAAGAAGGAAGGGTTAAGATGAAACAAAAAAGATCGGTTTCAATGGTTGGTGCATTAGTTTTGATACTTGGTGCAGCGGTGGTGATGAGCGGATGTTCAGGTACGAACAATAAGATAGAAAATGCACTAGCAGGTATATCTTATGCCGGAACCTATGGCGGTGAGGGTGAAAATTATTCCGGTGTTGGATATTGGGAATTCATTGTCAGTGCTTCAGGAAATTTTACAGGATGGTTTCAAATATTATCTGACGCAAAATCGGAATGCAGCGGTAGTATAAAAGCTGGTGGGAGTTTTACAGGTTCCGGCAAAACGAAATTGACAGGAACAACTTTTACCATTACAGGAAAGATAACAAGTGATAATAAAGTAACCGGTAAGGTGATGGTACAGGGACTAAATACAGTATCGTTTTCAGGAAATAAAAAATAAATAATAAAACCGGGGCTTTTAAAAAAAATATTTTCGATTTTGGAAGCCTCTTCAAAGAGAATAAAGGAGGTATGATAAAATATGGACTTTGAAACATACATTGATGGCGCCATAAAAAAGATGAACAGCTTGGGATATAAGCCGACTTATTTTATGCAAATGAGAAATGACTATGGAACAGTACAAGCGATAAAAAGACTTATTCATGATCCAAGACCTCAAGGCGGTTTTCTTAAACTTCATGAATTGGGGCATCCTGGACTGACAATGGAAAGCATTGTCCTTGAAGAACAGTGGCACGATTTATTTACGGAAGAAGATAGAAAAGCTGCCCGTAATAAACTAAGAAAATAATTGCGATAAAAGGAGGTGTGATATGAAAAAATGGATAACTGTAGTACTTGTATACTGCATTTTTATACTGGTATGTACCTCTTGTGCAAGTTTAGGGGTATGGATGCACGGAGAACAATATTTTGTTGGCAAAACTGAAAATGATTTGATAAAATATTTTGGAGACCATGGCATCGAATCATCCAACAAAACAGAATATGATAAAGTAATAAGATTCTGTAATCAAATAGACACGCTCTATATGGATAAAACAACGGTCAAGATGTATAAAAAGGGAACATCGCAATGTATTTTTTCTTTGGATTTTGTTGAATATAATGACGGCTGCCTTGTTCTAAATGGACGGAGTCATTATTCAGGAGGCACATCTTCTTTTGGGAAAGTGATCATGCCAAGGCATAGTAATGATAATGCCATTATAAAAAATGAACTCAATCGGTTCTGGTATGAAGTTAAAAGACTCAAAGCTGTTTCTACAAGTGAGCAGGATGCATGTTTTAATAATACTCCTGTCGGCAGCTGGTATTTTGTGTATAAAAAAAGCAGTGAATACGTATATCATGGCGGAAACCCATATGTAAAAGAACCTCCCAGTAATATTCCCTTTTACCATTATAATATTTGGCGAGTGGATGTTTCATCAACTCAAAAGGCAACTACTGAAACAGAGATCGCTTACGTTTTCGATTTGAAACATCTTACATATTATGATGCAAAAGGAAGGCAGATTAGCCTTTCGCAAGCACTTGAAAATGAAAAATATTATGAGAAGCAAGGATATACCAGAAGATTGACTAAAGAAGGAATGACAGTAGACGCTTATATTAAATACAATAAAATTGTAAAGATTGAAAAACAATAAATAATATATCTATTGATTTTTTAATACTAGTTTAATGATAAAGGAGTATTACCATGGGTGTATATAAAAAAATTACGTGTTCGATATTTTTAATTCTATTCGGCATTTCTCTTTTTGCTGAACAAAACTGGTGGGAAGAAGAAGATTTTTCTTATACTCAAGATAAAATTAAGTATGAGCAAATATTTTCTACGCGGAATGATAAGAAAATTACGGAAGCTAAAATCATTGCGTTGGTGAAAGAAAAAATGAATGGCTACCTTAAAAATTTATCGCATTGTGCGCATGAATGGATGATATATGATGAATCATATAAACAGCAAAACAAATGGGAGCTACGGGTAATGAAACTCTCTAAACCGAATTTTACAGGCTATGATATATGGTTTTATTTTTCTAACGGGGTGTTTTTATTAAGGTTTGCCGATGACAGATTTTTATCTACCGTATTTGAAATCGGTGCTAGTGCAAAACCGATAAATACGGACACGGAAGACAATATAGTAAATGCCTTATTGGACTGCCAATTATCATCAAGGAAAATGTGGATAAAACATGGATTAAAACCGAAAGGATTTTTTCCGATGAAATTTATGCTTGAGTAAACTGTATTTATAATGTAAGGAGAAATATGATGCTTACAAAACTGCTTGTAAAATGTTATAAATATTTGATGGAAATTTTTGCATGGGCTTTTTTGATAATTGCGGGTATTATAGGAGGTACACGCGGTTATGACTATGCAAATAAAATCATCGGCAATGACGAGTTTTTATATAGTTTTTTAGGTGCCATTAAATTTATTGTGATTGCCTTTTTAATAGAAGCTGCAATAATACCTTTTTTTGTGATAGTGTTTAAAATATATGACATATTATGCGAAAATTTACCTGCAAAAGGAAAAACCGAATCTCTTACTCTGGTAGAAAGAATAAATAATACGGAGAGAAGCAATAATATAAAAATAAACAAAGATGAAACTCCAATGGTGTCTTGCTCTTCTTGCGGTGAAAATATGAAAGTGTCTGATAGAGTCTGTCCAAAATGCGGTAGTAAAAATGAGTTATTCGGGGTCCAATTATAGGAGGGGTAATTATGATTGTCAAAATTAAGATACGAAAATTTTTATCTTTTGCAATATTTCTTTTTCTCTATAGTATTGTAACGGCATTCTTATTTGCCGGTGAGAAAGTATATCTTGAGATAAAAATTAATGGAGAAGAAATCGGTAAATGGGTAGAGCTCGTATCTATTGATGAATATGACAGTAAAGGAAATTTACTGCATACTAAAGTATACGGAGATTACAGTCAGTATGAATTTATCTACGAGTATGATTCAAAAGGAAAGTTGATAAATACAATATATATTAAACCTCAACAGAATGGTGATTTGTATAAAAGTAAAATATGGTATCGCTATGATAAAAAAGGCAATAAAATTTATTCTAAAGATTCCGAAGGTAAAGAAGTTTGGTATGAGTATAACAGTAATAATAAAGAAATACATACCAAAGACTCTGACGGCAATGAAACGTGGTGCGAGTATGACAGCAAAGGAAGAATGATCTATCATAAGGTCTCTGGCGGATACGAGTACTGGTATCAGTATGACAGCAACGGTAATATGGTATATGAAAAAGATAAAAAAAATCATGAAATTTGGAATGAGTATGATAGTAATAATAATCTAATACACAAAAAAGATTCCGATGGATATGAAATTTGGTTTGAATATAATATTGAATTGCGAAAAATTTCATATAGTAAAGACAGTGAGAATAATGAATCTTGGTATGAGTACGATAAATATGGGAATACACTTACTCATGTGAATAAAAGGGAAAAAGATTCTACCAATGTTTATGTTCATAAACTTGAATATCACAAAGATGGAAAGACTTTAAAAAAAGATACCTGTTATTGGTATGAAAGGAGATGAGTTATGAGTAAAATAATTGGGTTAATTGCTTGCAGCAGTACTAAATTAGGAAAAGACAGCCCTGCCGAAAAATATTTGGCTAAAGATATATATAAAGGGCACACCTTTATATTATCAAAAGAAGAAGGATTTAAAAAATACAAGTGTGAAGAATGGCATATTCTATCCGGAAAATACGGACTATTAGATAAAGACGAACATATCTCATATTATAATCTTTATTTGGGAAAACAATCGGCAGAATATAAAAAGAAATGGGCGGAAGATGTGTTGAATAAATTAAAGTCAAAGTATGATTTAAAAAACGATATATTCTATATTTTTGGCGGTAAATCATACTATGAGCATTTAATGCCTCATTTAAACTGTGTTGTTTTTAGGTATAAAAATAGTAATTGTATTGATTTGGATAAAAAAAACGAATATAGGAACGAAAAGCCTCATGATAGTAAAAGCGATAGAATTAAGAAATAAAGAAAATTTACAAAAGATAAAAAAAGTACCGGGATATTATAAATGGTGGGCAAAACGAACTGAATTGGATATTATCTTAACCGAACTTAATGTCAAGTTTGATGATATAAAATCCTCAATTGAAACAAAGTCGGGAATGTTTTGTATATATGTCGGTATTGCCGTAAAAGAATCTATTAGAGATAGATTAAATTGGCATGTCAATGACAAACATACGGAAAGCAGTGTAAAATATGGAACATTATCAACTCTTAGACAAAGTATAGCCAGTATACTTGTGCATAATCAGTATGATAAAGAAGCTACGGATAATTTTATTGATAAATTGGAAGTGGAATATTTTTTTAATGATAATCCGATAAAATCTAGTGATGCAAAAAATGAGTTGACCGATATTGAAAAGCAGTTATTACAAGAACATTTGAGAGTTTTAAATATTAGGGATAATAATCATCCTTGCGCAAAAGAAATAAAAAAAGAATTAAAACGGCTTAGAAAAATAAGTAAAAATACGGCTATAGCTTGAAAAGAATTATAAAAAATTCTGAAATCAAAATAAATGCATCGAACAAAGGTATTTTATAAAAAAACTAATCACCGATTTTTATATTAAACCGGTGATTAGCATTTGTTTTAGTTTTTCGGTCTTAACGAAGCAAATTTATCTAAGATTCTTTGCCTGTCTTTTCCGAAGCTGCTTAAATCTTCCTTTATAAGTTTATCTTTCGGCAAGCCTAATGAAAGACCCTTAATGCCCGGCTTTACAATCTGAGCGGAATCTTTTCCATCAAGCCTTGCGATAATTTCCTGAGCTTCTTTTGTAAGCATAAAGTCGATAAAAGCCTTTGCCGCATCAAGATTCGGACATGATTTAAAGATTGCAGTTCCTTCCGGTACCCACGGAATTCCGTCTTCGGGATATACTACGGTCAGGTTTTTGTCGTCGGCAAGTTTAAAAGCCTTTCCATCGGCGGGAATAATGCCCACTGCAAATTCGCCTTGAGCCGTTTTTTCTTGCGGATCCTTTCCTCTCTTTCCCAAGAACGGAATATTTGCGTTTATTTTTTTCCAATAATCCCAGCCTTTTTCTTCACCGAAAAGATCGAGTAAGCCTTTTACCGCTCCGTAGTTTGTACCTGAAATTGCAGGGTCGCTCATAATAACCTCTCCCTTGTATTTGGGGTCTGCAAGCTCTGCCCAAGTTTTGGGCATGGGAAGTTTTTTCTCGGCTAAGACATCCTTGTTTCCGATAAAGCCTACAACGGTAATTCCTTTTGCAATCCATGCTCCGTCAGGGTCCTTATATTGAGCCGGAATATCTTTTGAGTTGGGAGAAACATAGTTTTCCAAAAGTCCGTCAGCCTTTGCAGCCATAAAGGCATCAAGTCCGCCGCCGAACCAAACATCGGCCATAGATTTTCCTTCGGCCCTTGTTCTTGCCAAAACTTCTCCGC is a window from the Treponema denticola genome containing:
- a CDS encoding zinc ribbon domain-containing protein; protein product: MMLTKLLVKCYKYLMEIFAWAFLIIAGIIGGTRGYDYANKIIGNDEFLYSFLGAIKFIVIAFLIEAAIIPFFVIVFKIYDILCENLPAKGKTESLTLVERINNTERSNNIKINKDETPMVSCSSCGENMKVSDRVCPKCGSKNELFGVQL
- a CDS encoding DUF6884 domain-containing protein, which encodes MSKIIGLIACSSTKLGKDSPAEKYLAKDIYKGHTFILSKEEGFKKYKCEEWHILSGKYGLLDKDEHISYYNLYLGKQSAEYKKKWAEDVLNKLKSKYDLKNDIFYIFGGKSYYEHLMPHLNCVVFRYKNSNCIDLDKKNEYRNEKPHDSKSDRIKK
- a CDS encoding GIY-YIG nuclease family protein, which encodes MIVKAIELRNKENLQKIKKVPGYYKWWAKRTELDIILTELNVKFDDIKSSIETKSGMFCIYVGIAVKESIRDRLNWHVNDKHTESSVKYGTLSTLRQSIASILVHNQYDKEATDNFIDKLEVEYFFNDNPIKSSDAKNELTDIEKQLLQEHLRVLNIRDNNHPCAKEIKKELKRLRKISKNTAIA
- a CDS encoding ABC transporter substrate-binding protein — encoded protein: MKKNIFAALFLLLASSIVFAAGSSEKESKDLSGKTLNVVATSAYKELFDAFTAKTNVKVEFLSMSSGEVLARTRAEGKSMADVWFGGGLDAFMAAKADGLLENYVSPNSKDIPAQYKDPDGAWIAKGITVVGFIGNKDVLAEKKLPMPKTWAELADPKYKGEVIMSDPAISGTNYGAVKGLLDLFGEEKGWDYWKKINANIPFLGKRGKDPQEKTAQGEFAVGIIPADGKAFKLADDKNLTVVYPEDGIPWVPEGTAIFKSCPNLDAAKAFIDFMLTKEAQEIIARLDGKDSAQIVKPGIKGLSLGLPKDKLIKEDLSSFGKDRQRILDKFASLRPKN